In Phycisphaerae bacterium, a genomic segment contains:
- the fusA gene encoding elongation factor G has product MDELSKIRNIGIAAHIDAGKTTTTERVLYYSGTIHRMGDVDDGTTVTDFDVEEQQRGITIYSAAVSFEWRDCRVNLIDTPGHVDFTAEVERSLRVLDGAIVVFDAKEGVEAQSETVWRQADKYKVPRICFLNKMDKTGADFHHALETIRTRLNGNPIAIQIPIGQESSFRGYIDLLAMRACDYTGSADGRKFTVVDIPGELQLEAQEFRHLLEEKVAEFDDGLMQKYIENEPFTDDEIRAALRKGTLARRCQPVLCGSSLRYMGVQAVLDAVCDYLPSPLDVPPIDGHDPDDPDKVIQRKCDPGGPLAALVFKVVADTHSDLQFIRVYSGVLKAGSRVLNVGRKKKENVPQLFRMFAKRREKVERAVAGDIVAAVGLKDTQTGDTLCDPRGGQILLERIEFPQTVISMAIEPVSTADRDKLMNILAMLARSDPTFEFRTDAETGQTLISGMGELHLEVVCHRLQRDFNVAVRTGKPRVAYRETITQTAEAEGRLVRQTGGRGQYAVVRLRVEPFTPAPGEEPFKFESRLRAGAVRPAFVPAISQGVRDAGHSGNLGGYPLINVKATLLDGEEHPEDSSEIAFETAGAIAFQRAVEQAGPVLLEPIMKVEVVTPEEYYGAINGDLMARRATITATSMRGRSHVVTAEAPLSAMFGYATQLRSLSQGRASYAMEPCRYERMPTNLAQQVLGLM; this is encoded by the coding sequence ATGGACGAGTTATCCAAAATCCGGAACATCGGCATCGCCGCGCACATCGACGCCGGCAAGACCACCACCACGGAGCGTGTGCTCTACTACAGCGGCACGATCCACCGCATGGGGGACGTGGACGATGGGACGACCGTAACCGATTTCGACGTCGAAGAGCAGCAGCGCGGCATCACGATCTACAGCGCGGCGGTCTCTTTTGAATGGCGCGACTGCCGGGTCAACCTGATCGACACGCCCGGGCACGTCGATTTCACCGCGGAGGTGGAGCGCAGCCTGCGCGTCCTGGACGGCGCGATCGTCGTGTTTGACGCGAAGGAAGGCGTCGAGGCCCAGTCCGAGACGGTCTGGCGGCAGGCGGACAAGTACAAGGTTCCGCGGATCTGTTTCCTCAACAAGATGGACAAGACCGGCGCGGACTTCCATCACGCCCTTGAGACGATCCGTACGCGACTGAACGGCAATCCGATCGCGATTCAGATTCCCATCGGGCAGGAAAGCTCCTTTCGCGGCTACATCGACCTGCTCGCCATGCGGGCCTGCGACTACACCGGCAGCGCCGACGGCCGCAAGTTCACCGTGGTGGACATCCCCGGCGAGCTGCAGCTCGAAGCCCAGGAGTTCCGGCACCTGCTCGAAGAGAAGGTCGCTGAGTTCGACGACGGCCTGATGCAGAAGTACATCGAAAACGAGCCCTTCACCGACGACGAGATCCGGGCCGCGCTGCGCAAGGGCACACTCGCCCGCCGGTGCCAGCCGGTGCTCTGCGGCTCCTCGCTCCGTTACATGGGCGTTCAAGCCGTGCTCGACGCGGTGTGCGACTACCTCCCCTCGCCGCTCGACGTGCCGCCGATCGACGGCCACGACCCGGACGATCCCGACAAGGTCATCCAGCGCAAGTGCGACCCCGGGGGCCCGCTGGCCGCGCTGGTCTTCAAGGTCGTCGCAGACACACATAGCGATCTACAGTTCATCCGCGTGTACTCCGGCGTGCTGAAAGCCGGTTCGCGCGTACTCAACGTCGGCCGCAAGAAGAAGGAAAACGTCCCGCAGCTCTTCCGCATGTTCGCCAAGCGGCGCGAGAAGGTCGAGCGGGCCGTCGCGGGCGACATCGTCGCCGCCGTCGGACTGAAGGATACGCAGACCGGCGACACGCTGTGCGACCCGCGCGGCGGCCAGATTCTGCTCGAGCGCATCGAGTTCCCGCAGACAGTCATCAGCATGGCCATCGAGCCGGTGTCCACCGCGGATCGCGACAAGCTCATGAACATCCTCGCGATGCTGGCGCGCAGCGATCCGACCTTCGAGTTCCGCACCGACGCCGAGACCGGGCAGACCCTCATCTCCGGCATGGGTGAGCTGCACCTCGAGGTCGTCTGCCACCGCCTGCAGCGCGACTTCAACGTGGCCGTCCGCACGGGCAAGCCGCGCGTCGCCTACCGCGAGACCATCACCCAGACGGCGGAAGCCGAGGGCCGGCTCGTCCGTCAGACCGGCGGGCGGGGGCAGTACGCCGTGGTCCGGCTCCGCGTCGAGCCGTTTACACCGGCACCCGGCGAGGAGCCCTTCAAGTTCGAGAGCCGGCTGCGCGCCGGCGCCGTCCGTCCGGCTTTCGTCCCGGCCATCAGCCAGGGGGTCCGCGACGCGGGCCACAGCGGCAACCTGGGCGGCTACCCGCTGATCAACGTCAAGGCCACCCTGCTTGACGGCGAGGAGCACCCCGAAGATTCGTCCGAAATCGCATTCGAGACGGCGGGGGCGATCGCCTTTCAGCGGGCTGTCGAGCAGGCCGGTCCGGTCCTGCTCGAGCCGATCATGAAAGTCGAAGTCGTTACGCCGGAAGAGTATTACGGCGCGATCAACGGCGACCTGATGGCGCGCCGCGCGACGATCACGGCCACATCCATGCGGGGGCGCAGCCACGTCGTGACGGCGGAGGCGCCGCTGTCGGCGATGTTCGGCTACGCCACGCAGTTGCGCTCGCTGTCACAGGGACGTGCGTCGTACGCGATGGAGCCATGCCGCTATGAGCGGATGCCCACCAACCTGGCCCAGCAGGTGCTCGGCCTGATGTAG
- a CDS encoding GNAT family N-acetyltransferase: MSTIPAVGPCVDESEIRQLELLLQDTFVIPAERSRTYFEAAGIANLRVIRRDSRLAGGLVLLPLGQWFGGRSVPMTGLAAVMVAPEFRARGVATELLRSVLTEMHAAGTALSTLYPATVALYRRVGYECAGIACDVGLPLRSIDLRDRALELRPARLEDDAGMQAVYAHWASRTAGQLDRSPVIWLRARQPRGATTQAFVVGNAGKIDGYLFVLTETTAPRRYDLRVSDWAARTPAAARRLLTYLADERTVRGRATWRSSPADPMLLHLAEAPYEFTGSHPWMVRVVHVANALAARGYPPGVRAELHLHVHDDLLPANDGRWVLHVGDGQGMVTRGGRGTFDLHVRGLAALYTGFLSPQDLVLAQLASAPETELAAAATIFGGPLPWMRDEY; the protein is encoded by the coding sequence GTGTCTACCATCCCCGCGGTCGGCCCCTGCGTCGATGAAAGCGAAATCCGCCAGCTCGAGCTACTGCTCCAGGATACATTTGTCATCCCCGCGGAGCGCTCGCGCACCTACTTCGAGGCGGCCGGGATTGCCAATCTGCGCGTCATCCGACGTGATTCGCGGCTTGCCGGCGGGCTCGTACTGCTGCCGCTCGGCCAGTGGTTCGGCGGGCGCTCCGTCCCGATGACCGGCCTGGCCGCCGTCATGGTCGCCCCCGAATTCCGGGCGCGCGGCGTGGCCACCGAGCTGCTCCGCAGTGTGCTGACCGAGATGCACGCCGCCGGAACGGCGCTGTCCACGCTCTATCCCGCCACGGTCGCGCTCTATCGGCGTGTGGGATATGAATGCGCCGGCATCGCCTGCGATGTGGGCTTGCCGTTGCGCAGCATCGACCTGCGCGACCGCGCGCTGGAGCTGCGGCCGGCCCGTTTGGAGGACGACGCCGGCATGCAGGCGGTGTATGCGCACTGGGCCAGCCGGACCGCGGGCCAGCTTGACCGCAGCCCGGTGATCTGGCTGCGCGCCCGGCAGCCGCGCGGCGCGACGACGCAGGCGTTCGTGGTCGGCAACGCCGGCAAGATCGACGGCTACCTCTTCGTCCTGACCGAGACGACGGCGCCGCGCCGCTACGACCTGCGGGTCAGCGACTGGGCTGCCCGCACGCCCGCGGCAGCGCGTCGCCTGCTCACATACCTCGCTGACGAGCGCACCGTCCGTGGCCGCGCGACGTGGCGCTCCAGCCCCGCCGATCCCATGCTTCTACATCTGGCCGAAGCCCCCTACGAGTTCACCGGCAGCCACCCGTGGATGGTGCGCGTCGTCCACGTGGCCAACGCCCTCGCGGCCCGCGGCTATCCGCCCGGCGTCCGTGCTGAGCTGCACCTACACGTACACGACGACCTGCTGCCGGCCAACGATGGGCGCTGGGTCCTGCATGTCGGCGACGGGCAGGGGATGGTCACGCGCGGCGGGCGGGGCACGTTCGACCTCCACGTACGCGGCCTGGCTGCGCTCTACACCGGCTTTCTTTCACCGCAGGACCTGGTCCTCGCGCAGCTCGCCTCTGCGCCGGAGACCGAACTCGCCGCGGCCGCCACGATCTTCGGCGGACCGCTGCCGTGGATGCGGGACGAGTACTGA
- the rpmA gene encoding 50S ribosomal protein L27, which produces MAHKKGQGSTRNGRDSNPQYRGVKLHGGELARVGSILVRQCGTPFKAGKNVGRGRDDTLFALAEGVVEFHGRFVSIKPVPATN; this is translated from the coding sequence ATGGCACACAAGAAAGGTCAAGGCTCCACCCGTAACGGGCGGGATAGTAATCCGCAGTATCGCGGCGTCAAACTGCACGGCGGCGAACTGGCCCGGGTCGGCAGCATCCTCGTGCGCCAGTGCGGCACGCCCTTCAAGGCGGGCAAGAACGTCGGCCGCGGCCGCGATGACACGTTGTTCGCGCTGGCCGAGGGCGTCGTGGAGTTTCACGGCCGGTTCGTGTCGATCAAGCCGGTCCCGGCGACCAACTGA
- a CDS encoding DUF418 domain-containing protein → MSEEPIVSARPVAVVPLAPVAPIGADERIMVVDVLRGFALFGILLVNMAFFTSPVYIVMLETPWWTAPADRIAETGIRWLAEGKFYVLFSFLFGLGMALQMGRVEARGGRFVRLYVRRLCVLLGIGLCHALLLWYGDILTLYACLGFPLLLFRRRTDRTLLWWASLVYCVPVAIVGVLCGLVALAGLDPKGAAEVQQQMADNAAAMLAAAQRSVAVYQNGSFADIFRHRLENHAALLWDLPFIMPVIFTMFLLGLYCGRRGLPRTIADHPLALRRLVAWGLPLGLLLNAVYAYVLSTGRHAHPDAVLFVATAMHALGTPLLSGGYAAVIVLLVQRTSWRRRLEPLAAVGRMALTNYLLQTLICTTLCYGYGFRLFGRIGPAWGVVLTIAVYALQVPLSVWWLERFRFGPAEWIWRSLTYWKWQPLSLVQAGLPPPTQGLLG, encoded by the coding sequence ATGTCCGAAGAACCGATCGTCTCGGCGCGGCCTGTCGCGGTTGTGCCACTCGCGCCGGTGGCTCCCATCGGCGCCGACGAGCGCATCATGGTCGTCGACGTGTTGCGCGGGTTCGCGCTCTTCGGCATCCTGCTGGTGAACATGGCGTTCTTTACGTCGCCGGTCTACATCGTCATGCTGGAGACGCCGTGGTGGACCGCGCCGGCCGACCGCATCGCCGAGACGGGAATCCGTTGGCTGGCGGAGGGGAAATTCTACGTGCTCTTCTCGTTCCTCTTCGGGCTGGGGATGGCGCTCCAGATGGGGCGCGTGGAAGCGCGCGGCGGCCGATTTGTACGGCTGTATGTGCGGCGGCTGTGCGTGCTGCTGGGCATTGGGCTGTGCCATGCCCTGCTGCTGTGGTACGGTGACATTCTGACGCTATACGCCTGCCTCGGATTCCCGCTGCTGCTGTTCCGACGCCGCACCGACCGCACGCTGCTGTGGTGGGCGAGTCTCGTGTACTGCGTGCCGGTCGCGATCGTCGGTGTTCTGTGTGGGTTGGTTGCCCTGGCGGGTCTGGATCCGAAGGGTGCGGCTGAAGTGCAGCAGCAGATGGCCGACAACGCGGCGGCCATGCTCGCGGCGGCGCAGCGCAGCGTCGCGGTGTATCAGAACGGCTCGTTTGCCGACATCTTCCGGCACCGGCTGGAGAACCACGCCGCGCTTCTGTGGGACCTGCCGTTCATCATGCCCGTGATTTTCACGATGTTCCTGCTGGGGTTGTACTGCGGGCGCCGGGGGTTGCCGCGGACGATCGCGGACCACCCGTTGGCCTTGCGGCGCCTGGTGGCCTGGGGCCTGCCGCTGGGACTCTTATTGAACGCAGTCTATGCCTACGTGCTGAGCACGGGCCGGCATGCCCATCCGGACGCGGTCCTGTTCGTGGCGACCGCGATGCACGCGCTGGGGACACCACTGCTCAGCGGCGGCTACGCGGCGGTTATTGTGCTCCTCGTGCAGCGCACGTCCTGGCGACGGCGGCTGGAGCCGCTGGCCGCGGTCGGGCGCATGGCGCTAACCAACTACCTCCTGCAGACACTGATCTGCACCACGCTGTGCTACGGGTATGGTTTCCGGCTGTTCGGGCGGATCGGGCCGGCGTGGGGCGTGGTGTTGACCATTGCGGTCTACGCGCTCCAGGTTCCGCTGAGCGTTTGGTGGCTGGAGAGGTTCCGGTTCGGCCCCGCAGAGTGGATCTGGCGGTCGCTAACCTACTGGAAATGGCAGCCGTTAAGCCTGGTTCAAGCCGGTCTGCCGCCGCCGACGCAAGGTCTGCTCGGTTGA
- a CDS encoding serine/threonine protein kinase, translating to MPTGTHSLPDDSRDERVGKVLNDYLDRRARGEPVSDAELLAQHPDLADELRAHLGLVRELRPPGAQIGDLLAQGVLAPASDPRYAAELGAYQIVSYIGRGGMGIVLKAYEESLNRTVALKLLRPELADDQAALLRFEREAKAAAALHHPNIVTVYAVGHTRGVHFIAMEYVEGTNLAEVLRRHGPLPPELVRRIFRELLAGLAAAHAILLIHRDIKTSNILLALPATDGAARLDPALAQSPLPLAKIADFGLARMHTSQTRLTTASSVVGTPEYMSPEQARGETTIDQRADLYSAGVVLYEMLTGRTPFHADSPTATIHRILYEEPTVARRLRPDVDPALSDLALRLMAKQPADRFATANEVLTALDANTRVRSLERQRRLRRRCVVAAVAAVLLVAGAWWSRETLRALERRPPAYPRTAAPTAVWIDERDPTLILARYGATAPPEAFYDFPAPTRYLGDVSLLDRDGAGDLIVIASVSDSTAPDTVFAFDRAGRVLWNLDLSANMQWPDCGPPTRWRGGDLLALDVDAVPGDELLIIANDANEYPTRVTLIDPRTQDLRATYWHWGGIGPLVPLPDFFGPGHPAVMIPGLNNKLDGFFTPEPGDDEPCTYFDLVSVVMILDPRDMDGLAPPRTGRLPGLTPARPYAYAFLDAPYSPAATHQATEDRNRVSPRLSEIVSVAGVQPGSSPPDDDTGPWFAVALERPGDHPGPGTIIMDRHLTPRHFIVSSGETINPAPAYWVSRWHPIFQERQPIPCTDWEPHSPPAALTAVERAPDRANVVRALRGENTEWADFFEFPAGASLSAVTLADLDGAGLQAVVVGLARPIDGANVVAFNVNGRQLWASYLRAEHQWPDCAPSAQWTCHIVKAANVDGVPGDELIVVASDALEYPTRVSLLNALTGEVRTTFWNQGDLDEVYVEPRFFDDTRPALVVAGLNNKLDGFDEPRPDDPAPRAHFDITAVMMVLDPANMDGVGPPHTARIPDLPPAQPYAYVCLDLAPGPTVHTRPAAGAERRLVLPAECGTLRNIAPAPYDARDIQSRPQWIVDVLGPNGMDGRTIVTLDRDLNLLWILPKPNEVAGRELEYWRARWLPIFRRSAPVHAAQP from the coding sequence ATGCCTACGGGGACGCATAGCCTGCCCGACGACAGCCGCGACGAGCGCGTGGGGAAGGTCCTCAACGACTATCTCGACCGCCGGGCGCGTGGCGAGCCCGTCAGCGACGCCGAACTGCTCGCGCAGCACCCCGATCTCGCTGATGAGCTGCGGGCCCACCTCGGGCTGGTGCGCGAGTTGCGCCCGCCCGGCGCCCAGATCGGCGACCTGCTCGCCCAGGGCGTGCTCGCGCCCGCGTCCGACCCGCGCTACGCCGCGGAGCTCGGCGCCTACCAGATCGTCAGCTACATCGGCCGGGGCGGCATGGGCATCGTGCTCAAGGCGTACGAGGAGAGCCTCAATCGCACGGTCGCCCTCAAGCTCCTGCGGCCCGAGCTCGCCGATGACCAGGCCGCCCTGCTGCGCTTCGAGCGCGAGGCGAAAGCCGCCGCCGCCCTGCACCACCCGAACATCGTCACGGTCTACGCGGTCGGCCACACGCGCGGCGTGCACTTCATCGCCATGGAATACGTCGAGGGCACCAACCTCGCCGAAGTGCTCCGCCGTCACGGGCCCCTGCCGCCCGAACTCGTGCGGCGCATCTTCCGCGAATTGCTGGCCGGGCTCGCCGCCGCCCACGCCATCCTACTGATTCATCGCGACATCAAGACATCGAATATCCTGCTCGCGCTGCCGGCGACCGACGGCGCCGCACGGCTCGACCCTGCGCTCGCGCAATCGCCCCTGCCGCTCGCCAAGATCGCCGACTTCGGTCTGGCGCGCATGCACACCTCCCAGACCCGCCTGACCACGGCATCCTCCGTGGTCGGCACGCCCGAGTACATGAGCCCGGAGCAGGCGCGCGGCGAGACAACGATCGACCAGCGCGCCGATCTCTACTCTGCCGGCGTCGTGCTCTACGAAATGCTGACCGGCCGCACGCCGTTCCACGCCGACTCCCCGACGGCCACGATCCACCGCATCCTGTATGAAGAGCCGACGGTGGCCCGGCGGCTCCGACCGGATGTCGACCCGGCGTTGTCGGACCTGGCGCTGCGGCTGATGGCCAAGCAGCCAGCCGATCGCTTCGCCACCGCCAACGAAGTTCTGACCGCTCTCGACGCGAACACACGCGTGCGCTCGCTCGAACGGCAGCGTCGCCTGCGCCGCCGGTGCGTAGTCGCGGCCGTCGCCGCAGTCTTGCTCGTCGCCGGCGCGTGGTGGAGCCGGGAGACGCTGCGCGCGCTGGAGCGTCGCCCGCCGGCGTACCCACGCACCGCGGCCCCCACCGCCGTCTGGATTGACGAGCGCGACCCGACGCTGATCCTGGCGCGCTACGGGGCGACCGCGCCGCCCGAGGCATTCTACGACTTCCCCGCCCCGACGCGGTATCTCGGCGACGTCAGCCTGCTGGACCGTGACGGGGCCGGAGACCTGATCGTCATCGCCAGCGTGAGTGACTCCACGGCACCTGACACCGTGTTCGCCTTCGACCGCGCGGGCCGCGTGCTGTGGAACCTGGACTTGTCGGCGAACATGCAGTGGCCGGACTGCGGACCGCCGACGCGTTGGCGCGGCGGTGACCTGCTCGCGCTCGACGTCGACGCCGTGCCGGGAGACGAGCTGCTCATCATCGCCAACGATGCGAACGAATACCCGACGCGCGTCACACTGATCGATCCGCGGACGCAGGACCTGCGGGCCACGTACTGGCATTGGGGCGGCATCGGCCCGCTGGTGCCCTTGCCCGACTTCTTCGGCCCGGGGCACCCCGCCGTCATGATCCCCGGTTTGAACAACAAGCTCGACGGGTTTTTCACGCCGGAGCCCGGCGACGACGAGCCCTGCACGTACTTCGATCTCGTCAGCGTCGTCATGATCCTCGATCCACGCGACATGGACGGGCTGGCCCCCCCCAGAACCGGCCGACTGCCGGGCCTCACGCCGGCGCGTCCCTATGCGTATGCTTTCCTGGACGCGCCTTACAGCCCGGCCGCCACGCACCAGGCCACGGAGGACCGCAACCGGGTGTCGCCACGCTTGTCGGAGATCGTATCGGTCGCTGGCGTCCAACCCGGCTCCAGCCCGCCGGACGATGACACCGGCCCGTGGTTCGCCGTCGCCCTGGAACGACCGGGCGACCACCCCGGGCCTGGCACAATCATCATGGATCGCCACCTGACGCCGCGCCACTTCATTGTCTCCAGTGGCGAGACGATTAACCCGGCCCCGGCGTACTGGGTCAGTCGCTGGCATCCGATCTTTCAGGAACGCCAGCCCATACCATGCACGGACTGGGAGCCGCACAGCCCGCCGGCCGCTCTCACCGCCGTCGAACGCGCGCCCGACCGCGCCAACGTCGTCCGCGCACTGCGGGGTGAAAACACGGAATGGGCGGATTTTTTTGAATTCCCCGCTGGCGCCAGCCTGAGCGCCGTGACACTCGCGGACCTGGACGGTGCCGGTCTCCAAGCCGTCGTCGTGGGTCTGGCACGCCCAATCGACGGGGCCAATGTCGTCGCGTTCAACGTCAACGGACGCCAGTTGTGGGCCAGCTACCTGCGCGCGGAACACCAGTGGCCCGACTGCGCCCCGTCCGCCCAGTGGACATGCCACATCGTGAAAGCCGCGAACGTGGATGGTGTCCCTGGCGACGAGCTGATCGTGGTAGCCTCCGACGCCTTGGAGTATCCGACCCGCGTCTCCCTGCTCAACGCGCTGACGGGCGAGGTCCGCACGACCTTTTGGAACCAGGGCGACCTTGACGAGGTGTACGTGGAGCCGCGTTTCTTCGACGACACGCGCCCGGCGCTCGTGGTCGCGGGCCTGAACAACAAGCTGGACGGCTTCGACGAGCCGCGCCCCGACGACCCCGCGCCGCGCGCGCACTTCGACATCACCGCGGTCATGATGGTCCTCGATCCGGCGAACATGGACGGCGTGGGCCCGCCGCACACCGCCCGCATCCCGGACCTGCCGCCCGCCCAGCCGTACGCGTATGTGTGCCTTGACCTGGCTCCCGGGCCGACGGTGCACACGCGGCCCGCGGCCGGCGCGGAGCGGCGTCTGGTTCTTCCCGCTGAATGTGGCACGCTGCGCAACATCGCCCCCGCGCCGTACGACGCGCGTGATATCCAGAGCCGGCCCCAGTGGATCGTGGACGTACTCGGCCCCAACGGAATGGACGGTCGCACTATCGTCACGCTCGATCGCGACCTGAACCTGCTGTGGATCCTGCCCAAGCCCAACGAGGTCGCCGGGCGCGAGCTGGAATACTGGCGCGCCCGCTGGCTGCCCATCTTCCGGCGCAGCGCACCGGTCCACGCCGCACAGCCGTAG
- a CDS encoding PD40 domain-containing protein, which produces MRTYRASDFVWMCVMAVVGVLGPGAAWDAQPRQPVAARGAAVEVIYFQSWWDESPGIWCMDPDGRNKTALPAHVHGEPSNFLHGGQRWFLSIREVGGGCYPDGSPRRALFAVCADGRAVRLTAPPDLEPATATPHWLRHAADGLISWVARRWDAAGAVCEGGIYVARVDFDAHGGVRGLVEEPVAPRVRLPLAAADYGSDGWWRSAAPDIRSHDWAPDGTAVVYDTRGGALRIMDLVHGGVRTLTDARGRWPAWSPDGTRVAFAECGPLSALCVVDVDGGAPHMVGGPLPGVWAILLRPVWSPTGAALAYQRLSDETGDLHAPLDMDVVRAMRDGGGTANLTADTPEFLRPVAWCVVQEAVTVTRR; this is translated from the coding sequence ATGCGTACGTATCGAGCGTCAGATTTCGTCTGGATGTGTGTCATGGCGGTGGTGGGCGTGCTGGGGCCGGGCGCGGCGTGGGATGCGCAGCCGCGGCAACCAGTGGCGGCGCGCGGCGCCGCGGTGGAAGTGATCTACTTCCAGAGCTGGTGGGATGAGTCGCCGGGGATCTGGTGCATGGACCCCGACGGGCGCAATAAGACCGCGCTGCCCGCGCACGTGCATGGTGAGCCGAGCAACTTCCTGCACGGCGGGCAGCGCTGGTTTCTTTCCATCCGCGAGGTCGGTGGGGGCTGCTACCCCGACGGTAGCCCACGCCGCGCGCTGTTCGCCGTGTGCGCCGATGGCCGCGCCGTGCGTCTGACCGCGCCGCCGGACCTCGAGCCGGCCACGGCAACGCCGCACTGGCTGCGGCACGCCGCGGACGGGCTGATCTCCTGGGTGGCGCGGCGCTGGGACGCGGCCGGCGCGGTGTGTGAAGGCGGAATCTACGTGGCCCGCGTGGATTTCGACGCGCACGGCGGGGTGCGTGGACTGGTCGAGGAGCCGGTGGCGCCGCGTGTGCGGCTGCCGCTGGCGGCTGCGGACTACGGCAGCGACGGGTGGTGGCGCAGTGCAGCGCCGGACATCCGCTCACATGATTGGGCGCCGGACGGGACCGCCGTCGTATATGACACCCGGGGCGGCGCGCTGCGGATCATGGATCTGGTGCACGGCGGCGTGAGAACGCTTACGGATGCGCGCGGTCGCTGGCCCGCGTGGTCGCCGGACGGCACGCGGGTCGCATTCGCCGAGTGCGGGCCGCTGAGCGCGCTGTGCGTGGTGGACGTGGACGGCGGGGCACCGCATATGGTCGGTGGACCGCTGCCGGGGGTGTGGGCGATCCTGCTACGCCCGGTGTGGTCGCCGACCGGCGCGGCGCTGGCATATCAACGCCTGAGCGATGAGACCGGCGATTTGCATGCGCCCCTGGACATGGATGTCGTGCGCGCCATGCGGGACGGCGGCGGCACGGCGAACCTGACGGCGGACACGCCGGAGTTTCTGCGGCCGGTGGCGTGGTGCGTGGTGCAGGAGGCGGTCACCGTGACGCGGCGGTGA
- the rarD gene encoding EamA family transporter RarD — translation MKPDPPGVAALSCPQLAPPNVPTDRTLRAGVLYGVGAYGLWGVFPVYFKLVRGVWEWEVLAHRVIWSFVFLSLLLLLKHNWPAARDALRCRRTLVTLVATTVLIAGNWLVFIWAVAHDHVLQASLGYFINPLVNVFLGFVFLHERLRRWQTCSVVLAAVGVGYLTFAGGSFPALALFLAATFGLYGLLRKTARVNAMVGLTIETALLTPPALGFLVYLMITKRAAFGAGVPRLDVLLLLAGVVTATPLLWFTEAARRLRLATLGFLQYLAPTGHFLLAVLAFHEPFTRTHIVAFGCIWTALAIYTLDAARAARPAPAQVPLD, via the coding sequence ATGAAACCCGACCCACCCGGCGTGGCTGCGCTCTCCTGCCCGCAGCTTGCCCCGCCAAACGTGCCGACGGATCGCACACTGCGCGCGGGCGTGCTCTACGGCGTGGGAGCCTACGGTCTGTGGGGCGTCTTCCCGGTCTACTTCAAACTCGTGCGCGGCGTCTGGGAGTGGGAGGTCCTTGCGCACCGCGTCATCTGGTCCTTCGTCTTCCTGTCGCTGCTGTTGCTGCTGAAGCACAACTGGCCGGCGGCACGCGACGCGCTGCGCTGCCGCCGGACGCTGGTCACCCTGGTGGCCACGACCGTCCTGATCGCCGGCAACTGGCTGGTGTTCATCTGGGCGGTGGCGCATGACCATGTGCTGCAGGCGAGCTTGGGCTACTTCATCAACCCGCTCGTGAACGTGTTCCTGGGCTTCGTGTTCCTGCACGAGCGGCTGCGGCGGTGGCAGACGTGCAGCGTGGTGCTGGCGGCCGTCGGAGTGGGCTATCTCACCTTCGCTGGGGGAAGCTTCCCCGCGCTGGCGCTGTTCCTGGCGGCGACGTTCGGCCTGTACGGGTTGTTGCGCAAAACGGCCCGCGTGAACGCGATGGTCGGACTGACCATCGAGACGGCGCTGCTCACGCCGCCGGCGCTCGGTTTCCTGGTATACCTCATGATCACGAAGCGGGCGGCGTTCGGGGCCGGCGTGCCGCGGCTGGATGTCCTGCTGCTGCTGGCGGGCGTGGTGACGGCGACGCCGCTGCTGTGGTTCACCGAGGCGGCCCGGCGTCTGCGGCTGGCGACGCTGGGTTTTCTGCAGTACCTGGCGCCGACCGGGCACTTCCTCCTGGCGGTCCTTGCGTTTCACGAGCCGTTCACCCGGACACACATCGTGGCCTTCGGGTGCATCTGGACGGCGCTGGCGATCTACACGCTGGACGCGGCGCGGGCGGCGCGACCGGCGCCGGCGCAGGTGCCGCTCGATTGA